One region of Armigeres subalbatus isolate Guangzhou_Male chromosome 3, GZ_Asu_2, whole genome shotgun sequence genomic DNA includes:
- the LOC134221723 gene encoding uncharacterized protein K02A2.6-like codes for MLWMRSSSQRKPTRTYAMLRTEMPERAWQRIAIDFFSAKGFATFLVIVDYFSRFVKVIEMKETNASKTIEALEGVFMEQTYPETIRCDNGPPYASEEFSEYCLSKNIQLIHTIPYWPQMNGMVERQNRGILRALRIAKATGTDWRKSVQDYVHMHNTTPHSVTEKRPMELLMGRPIKCLFPSLRTEPGLHRDESIRDTDAIKKCKGKLYADERRHAKPSSIEVGDSVMLKKYDCGKLEPNFLLERFTVVQRTGNDVIVENAEGVQYRRCVTHLRKWPKADDEARRCTRMCAG; via the coding sequence ATGTTATGGATGCGCAGTAGTTCGCAGAGAAAACCCACCAGAACCTATGCTATGCTACGAACGGAAATGCCGGAAAGAGCCTGGCAGAGAATCGCTATTGATTTCTTTTCAGCAAAAGGGTTTGCAACATTCCTAGTCATCGTGGACTATTTTAGTCGTTTCGTTAAAGTAATTGAAATGAAAGAGACAAATGCTTCGAAGACGATTGAGGCACTCGAGGGCGTATTTATGGAACAAACCTATCCAGAAACGATTCGTTGCGACAATGGGCCGCCATATGCGAGCGAAGAATTCTCTGAATATTGCTTGAGCAAGAACATACAGCTCATCCACACCATCCCCTACTGGCCGCAAATGAACGGGATGGTGGAGCGCCAAAATAGAGGAATTTTGAGAGCATTAAGGATTGCCAAGGCAACTGGCACAGACTGGCGAAAATCCGTTCAGGATTACGTCCATATGCACAACACTACACCACATTCTGTGACAGAAAAGCGTCCGATGGAGCTATTGATGGGTCGTCCAATAAAGTGCCTATTTCCATCACTGAGAACGGAACCGGGATTGCATCGTGATGAAAGCATACGCGATACCGATGCAATAAAGAAATGTAAAGGAAAGCTCTACGCGGATGAGCGTAGGCATGCAAAGCCATCTTCCATAGAGGTAGGAGACTCCGTCATGTTGAAGAAATACGATTGCGGAAAGTTAGAACCAAATTTCTTACTCGAGCGTTTCACAGTTGTCCAACGGACTGGTAATGATGTGATTGTCGAGAATGCTGAGGGTGTGCAGTATCGTAGATGCGTGACTCATTTAAGAAAATGGCCAAAGGCAGATGATGAAGCCCGACGATGTACCAGAATGTGTGCCGGCTGA